One Vespa velutina chromosome 9, iVesVel2.1, whole genome shotgun sequence DNA segment encodes these proteins:
- the LOC124951709 gene encoding uncharacterized protein LOC124951709, whose product MSVSSRTDSKTISKNQTDKPPFKLCFSKQQTIGRSDAYITKTNANFVTPKFYSREFEDLQKIDVDDTIKRLTNEEEKIPKEVYRWPLLTSHTYGWWHEKGIEPKDQRFHFHKRTSDLVSFQMKIYAEDKKTKVPDPRLAYRTPILREGYSKDKFYDKRNRLSKDRPNGE is encoded by the exons ATGTCGGTGAGTTCGCGAACGGATTCAAAAACGATTTCGAAAAATCAAACGGATAAGCCACCCTTCAAACTTTGTTTCTCTAAGCAACAAACAATTGGACGATCGGATGCTTACATTACAAAAACTAATG CGAACTTTGTAACgccaaaattttattcgagagAATTCGAGGATTTGCAGAAGATCGATGTCGACGATACGATTAAACGATTAAccaacgaagaagagaaaattccAAAGGAAGTTTATCGTTGGCCGTTATTGACAAGTCACAC TTATGGCTGGTGGCACGAAAAAGGCATAGAACCTAAGGATCAAAGATTTCATTTTCACAAGAGAACGTCGGATTTAGTGAGCTTTCAAATGAAGATATATGCCGAGGATAAAAAGACGAAAGTACCTGATCCTCGATTGGCCTATCGTACACCGATCCTTCGTGAAGGTTATTCCAAGgataaattttacgataaaagaaatcgtttgTCCAAGGATAGGCCAAATGGCGAATGA
- the LOC124951698 gene encoding MAP kinase-interacting serine/threonine-protein kinase 1 isoform X2, producing MHGSIYIPIKIQQNGDSKGSREDDFEIPSSTSDGNCRDVASTGESMSAVQARQEEARRKRRRKKRSGSSLVSSCFQDLYKLTGEVLGEGAYASVQSCTSLYTDLEYAVKIIDKIPGHARARVFKEVETFHHCQGHPNIIQLIEFFEDEEKFYLVFEKINGGQLLNRIQEKVHFSEREASQIVSEIASALNFLHKKGIAHRDLKPENILCVYPDKLTPIKVCDFDLGSGIKFNNSLSSPVATPQLLTPVGSAEFMAPEVVEAFIGETNYYDKRCDLWSLGVIMYILLCGYPPFYGNCGTDCGWERGENCQACQELLFTSIQEGRYEFPDKEWRNISEDAKDLIRGLLVKEAHQRLSAECILKHPWINPGPASVDNSEQSLITPHIIRRNNSARELSAFAESAMAVNRVVLQHFSINLEELTENREPRLSTSSTDDDNHPYGHMSDSNSELSENSNKHCATHSSSEFDTSSRQKSGSVNSSIDFNDSKIIGKNRIIGKDSFQLYGLSPPSESRLMQRRIKARSSLIECQNNNSVIASPSG from the exons ATGCAC GGGAGCATATACATCCCGATAAAAATACAACAAAATGGCGACTCGAAAGGATCGAGAGAGGACGATTTCGAGATCCCTTCGTCAACAA gcGATGGTAATTGTAGAGACGTCGCCTCGACTGGAGAATCTATGAGCGCGGTACAAGCGCGTCAAGAAGAGGCAAGACGCAAAAGACGCAGGAAGAAACGTTCTGGATCGTCCCTAGTGTCCTCTTGTTTCCAAG ATTTGTACAAATTGACGGGAGAGGTGCTTGGAGAAGGAGCCTATGCCTCGGTTCAATCGTGTACATCCCTGTACACGGATTTGGAATATGCCGTGAAGATCATCGATAAGATTCCTGGACATGCGCGTGCTAGAGTTTTCAAGGAAGTCGAGACATTCCACCATTGCCAGGGACATCCTAATATCATACAGTTGATTGAATTTTTCGAAGACGAGGAAAAGTTTTATCTcgtttttgaaaaaatcaatGGCGGTCAACTATTGAACAGGATTCAAGAGAAGGTGCACTTTAGTGAGAGAGAAGCAAGTCAAATCGTCAGTGAGATCGCCAGTGCTTTAAATTTCCTTCATAAGAAGG GAATCGCACACAGGGATCTCAAGCCGGAAAACATCTTATGCGTATATCCGGACAAATTAACTCCTATCAAAGTATGCGATTTTGACTTGGGTTCCGGTATAAAATTCAACAATTCACTATCCAGTCCTGTAGCAACGCCACAATTATTGACGCCAGTTGGAAGCGCCGAATTCATGGCTCCGGAAGTAGTCGAGGCATTCATAGGCGAAACAAATTATTACGACAAACGTTGCGATCTTTGGAGTCTCGGCGTgataatgtatattttgttATGTGGCTATCCGCCTTTCTACGGGAACTGCGGCACCGATTGCGGTtgggagagaggagaaaattGTCAGGCTTGTCAGGAATTGCTATTTACCAGTATTCAAGAGGGAAGGTACGAATTTCCTGACAAAGAATGGAGAAATATATCCGAGGACGCGAAGGATTTAATTAGAGGCTTGCTAGTAAAGGAGGCTCATCAAAGGCTCAGTGCGGAATGCATTTTGAAACATCCATGGATTAATCCTGGGCCAGCGTCGGTCGACAATAGCGAACAATCTCTTATAACTCCTCATATCATTAG AAGAAATAATTCTGCTCGAGAGCTCTCAGCGTTCGCTGAGTCGGCAATGGCTGTAAATCGCGTTGTACTTCAACACTTTTCCATTAACTTGGAGGAGCTGACGGAGAATAGGGAGCCAAGACTGTCCACGTCATCTACCGATGACGACAATCATCCTTACGGTCACATGTCCGACTCCAATAGTGAATTATCGGAGAATAGCAACAAGCACTGTGCGACCCATTCTTCCAGCGAATTTGATACTAGTTCGCGTCAAAAATCAGGCTCGGTTAATTCGAGCATCGATTTCAACGATTCGAAAATCATCGGGAAGAATCGAATAATAGGTAAAGATTCCTTTCAACTTTATGGTCTGTCGCCGCCAAGCGAGAGCAGACTTATGCAACGTCGTATTAAGGCACGCTCAAGTTTGATCGAATGTCAGAATAATAATTCTGTTATCGCATCCCCAAGTGGCTGA
- the LOC124951698 gene encoding MAP kinase-interacting serine/threonine-protein kinase 1 isoform X1, which produces MAESRKGSIYIPIKIQQNGDSKGSREDDFEIPSSTSDGNCRDVASTGESMSAVQARQEEARRKRRRKKRSGSSLVSSCFQDLYKLTGEVLGEGAYASVQSCTSLYTDLEYAVKIIDKIPGHARARVFKEVETFHHCQGHPNIIQLIEFFEDEEKFYLVFEKINGGQLLNRIQEKVHFSEREASQIVSEIASALNFLHKKGIAHRDLKPENILCVYPDKLTPIKVCDFDLGSGIKFNNSLSSPVATPQLLTPVGSAEFMAPEVVEAFIGETNYYDKRCDLWSLGVIMYILLCGYPPFYGNCGTDCGWERGENCQACQELLFTSIQEGRYEFPDKEWRNISEDAKDLIRGLLVKEAHQRLSAECILKHPWINPGPASVDNSEQSLITPHIIRRNNSARELSAFAESAMAVNRVVLQHFSINLEELTENREPRLSTSSTDDDNHPYGHMSDSNSELSENSNKHCATHSSSEFDTSSRQKSGSVNSSIDFNDSKIIGKNRIIGKDSFQLYGLSPPSESRLMQRRIKARSSLIECQNNNSVIASPSG; this is translated from the exons ATGGCGGAATCTCGGAAG GGGAGCATATACATCCCGATAAAAATACAACAAAATGGCGACTCGAAAGGATCGAGAGAGGACGATTTCGAGATCCCTTCGTCAACAA gcGATGGTAATTGTAGAGACGTCGCCTCGACTGGAGAATCTATGAGCGCGGTACAAGCGCGTCAAGAAGAGGCAAGACGCAAAAGACGCAGGAAGAAACGTTCTGGATCGTCCCTAGTGTCCTCTTGTTTCCAAG ATTTGTACAAATTGACGGGAGAGGTGCTTGGAGAAGGAGCCTATGCCTCGGTTCAATCGTGTACATCCCTGTACACGGATTTGGAATATGCCGTGAAGATCATCGATAAGATTCCTGGACATGCGCGTGCTAGAGTTTTCAAGGAAGTCGAGACATTCCACCATTGCCAGGGACATCCTAATATCATACAGTTGATTGAATTTTTCGAAGACGAGGAAAAGTTTTATCTcgtttttgaaaaaatcaatGGCGGTCAACTATTGAACAGGATTCAAGAGAAGGTGCACTTTAGTGAGAGAGAAGCAAGTCAAATCGTCAGTGAGATCGCCAGTGCTTTAAATTTCCTTCATAAGAAGG GAATCGCACACAGGGATCTCAAGCCGGAAAACATCTTATGCGTATATCCGGACAAATTAACTCCTATCAAAGTATGCGATTTTGACTTGGGTTCCGGTATAAAATTCAACAATTCACTATCCAGTCCTGTAGCAACGCCACAATTATTGACGCCAGTTGGAAGCGCCGAATTCATGGCTCCGGAAGTAGTCGAGGCATTCATAGGCGAAACAAATTATTACGACAAACGTTGCGATCTTTGGAGTCTCGGCGTgataatgtatattttgttATGTGGCTATCCGCCTTTCTACGGGAACTGCGGCACCGATTGCGGTtgggagagaggagaaaattGTCAGGCTTGTCAGGAATTGCTATTTACCAGTATTCAAGAGGGAAGGTACGAATTTCCTGACAAAGAATGGAGAAATATATCCGAGGACGCGAAGGATTTAATTAGAGGCTTGCTAGTAAAGGAGGCTCATCAAAGGCTCAGTGCGGAATGCATTTTGAAACATCCATGGATTAATCCTGGGCCAGCGTCGGTCGACAATAGCGAACAATCTCTTATAACTCCTCATATCATTAG AAGAAATAATTCTGCTCGAGAGCTCTCAGCGTTCGCTGAGTCGGCAATGGCTGTAAATCGCGTTGTACTTCAACACTTTTCCATTAACTTGGAGGAGCTGACGGAGAATAGGGAGCCAAGACTGTCCACGTCATCTACCGATGACGACAATCATCCTTACGGTCACATGTCCGACTCCAATAGTGAATTATCGGAGAATAGCAACAAGCACTGTGCGACCCATTCTTCCAGCGAATTTGATACTAGTTCGCGTCAAAAATCAGGCTCGGTTAATTCGAGCATCGATTTCAACGATTCGAAAATCATCGGGAAGAATCGAATAATAGGTAAAGATTCCTTTCAACTTTATGGTCTGTCGCCGCCAAGCGAGAGCAGACTTATGCAACGTCGTATTAAGGCACGCTCAAGTTTGATCGAATGTCAGAATAATAATTCTGTTATCGCATCCCCAAGTGGCTGA
- the LOC124951698 gene encoding MAP kinase-interacting serine/threonine-protein kinase 1 isoform X3: MVERLVEERKSSFQANGRGDGNCRDVASTGESMSAVQARQEEARRKRRRKKRSGSSLVSSCFQDLYKLTGEVLGEGAYASVQSCTSLYTDLEYAVKIIDKIPGHARARVFKEVETFHHCQGHPNIIQLIEFFEDEEKFYLVFEKINGGQLLNRIQEKVHFSEREASQIVSEIASALNFLHKKGIAHRDLKPENILCVYPDKLTPIKVCDFDLGSGIKFNNSLSSPVATPQLLTPVGSAEFMAPEVVEAFIGETNYYDKRCDLWSLGVIMYILLCGYPPFYGNCGTDCGWERGENCQACQELLFTSIQEGRYEFPDKEWRNISEDAKDLIRGLLVKEAHQRLSAECILKHPWINPGPASVDNSEQSLITPHIIRRNNSARELSAFAESAMAVNRVVLQHFSINLEELTENREPRLSTSSTDDDNHPYGHMSDSNSELSENSNKHCATHSSSEFDTSSRQKSGSVNSSIDFNDSKIIGKNRIIGKDSFQLYGLSPPSESRLMQRRIKARSSLIECQNNNSVIASPSG, translated from the exons ATGGTGGAGAGACTAGTGGAAGAACGCAAGAGCAGCTTTCAAGCGAACGGCCGAG gcGATGGTAATTGTAGAGACGTCGCCTCGACTGGAGAATCTATGAGCGCGGTACAAGCGCGTCAAGAAGAGGCAAGACGCAAAAGACGCAGGAAGAAACGTTCTGGATCGTCCCTAGTGTCCTCTTGTTTCCAAG ATTTGTACAAATTGACGGGAGAGGTGCTTGGAGAAGGAGCCTATGCCTCGGTTCAATCGTGTACATCCCTGTACACGGATTTGGAATATGCCGTGAAGATCATCGATAAGATTCCTGGACATGCGCGTGCTAGAGTTTTCAAGGAAGTCGAGACATTCCACCATTGCCAGGGACATCCTAATATCATACAGTTGATTGAATTTTTCGAAGACGAGGAAAAGTTTTATCTcgtttttgaaaaaatcaatGGCGGTCAACTATTGAACAGGATTCAAGAGAAGGTGCACTTTAGTGAGAGAGAAGCAAGTCAAATCGTCAGTGAGATCGCCAGTGCTTTAAATTTCCTTCATAAGAAGG GAATCGCACACAGGGATCTCAAGCCGGAAAACATCTTATGCGTATATCCGGACAAATTAACTCCTATCAAAGTATGCGATTTTGACTTGGGTTCCGGTATAAAATTCAACAATTCACTATCCAGTCCTGTAGCAACGCCACAATTATTGACGCCAGTTGGAAGCGCCGAATTCATGGCTCCGGAAGTAGTCGAGGCATTCATAGGCGAAACAAATTATTACGACAAACGTTGCGATCTTTGGAGTCTCGGCGTgataatgtatattttgttATGTGGCTATCCGCCTTTCTACGGGAACTGCGGCACCGATTGCGGTtgggagagaggagaaaattGTCAGGCTTGTCAGGAATTGCTATTTACCAGTATTCAAGAGGGAAGGTACGAATTTCCTGACAAAGAATGGAGAAATATATCCGAGGACGCGAAGGATTTAATTAGAGGCTTGCTAGTAAAGGAGGCTCATCAAAGGCTCAGTGCGGAATGCATTTTGAAACATCCATGGATTAATCCTGGGCCAGCGTCGGTCGACAATAGCGAACAATCTCTTATAACTCCTCATATCATTAG AAGAAATAATTCTGCTCGAGAGCTCTCAGCGTTCGCTGAGTCGGCAATGGCTGTAAATCGCGTTGTACTTCAACACTTTTCCATTAACTTGGAGGAGCTGACGGAGAATAGGGAGCCAAGACTGTCCACGTCATCTACCGATGACGACAATCATCCTTACGGTCACATGTCCGACTCCAATAGTGAATTATCGGAGAATAGCAACAAGCACTGTGCGACCCATTCTTCCAGCGAATTTGATACTAGTTCGCGTCAAAAATCAGGCTCGGTTAATTCGAGCATCGATTTCAACGATTCGAAAATCATCGGGAAGAATCGAATAATAGGTAAAGATTCCTTTCAACTTTATGGTCTGTCGCCGCCAAGCGAGAGCAGACTTATGCAACGTCGTATTAAGGCACGCTCAAGTTTGATCGAATGTCAGAATAATAATTCTGTTATCGCATCCCCAAGTGGCTGA
- the LOC124951697 gene encoding nitric oxide-associated protein 1 translates to MLSIKIPLYMKLWANFNNNNDIYGFLRLCSMKYSFIQKSQYSTKKNVDENIVYEIDPKVIPLRDKILYSEYLSYEKIKLGYLKRLKLRNKLEKIQEEKRVIQQVNEPVFSVMLNRINNICTDFKTKNEIETLSDPDDRESRKIIHMPYAFTDSFKIVDTPADIVKNIPKDTDDKSSLNETYKNLYEKYLEATNSIQSEEKPSFVEYEEIYLEKKLKNLRNVAHKWMDDYEQYDDMQENSIDWLYGSPNENTQISSIPCGGCGALLHCKDHTLPGYLPSELFIGITDEELKNMICQRCHFLKHYNTALKVKVSSEDYPELLKVIKTKKCAVILIIDLTDFPCSIWPNIGSILHRHTPVFVVGNKIDLLPKDSPTFESHIKMCISKAIEDAGIGQNNIKHISLISAKTGYGIENFINKLHKLWRYKGDVFLIGCTNVGKSSLFNDLLHSDYCKVQAVDLVQRATISPWPGTTLNLLKFPILNFSKWKLYQRTLRLKAEKENQHAKQYIQNYQLKLSHNIKYATLQGVVGKTFTSCNINNSKNLGIISLSSKFNKDKFGLDETRPEYKYSRWCYDTPGTIQPDQIMDLLTIEEIIETLPKKIISPRTFIVQPEETIFIGGLGRLDYLEGNTYIRCTIFASNKLPITMCRVSDADYLYKELLHTQAFVVPINNPQRLKIWPPLQSKQFEITGINEKESAADIVLSNAGWIAVTPNENEKVKLQGWTPCARGIHLRMPALLKKSVTLRGARVARTPAYKKGRQVYVKESV, encoded by the exons atgTTGTCGATTAAAATACCtctatatatgaaattatggGCAAAttttaacaacaacaatgataTTTATGGTTTTTTGCGATTATGCTCtatgaaatattctttcattcaaaAATCACAATAttcaacaaagaaaaatgtcgatgaaaatattgtgTACGAAATTGATCCAAAAGTTATACCCttaagagataaaatattgtatagcGAATATTTGTCTtatgaaaagattaaattgggatatttaaaacgtttaaaattaagaaacaaGCTGGAAAAGATACAAGAGGAAAAGCGAGTAATACAACAAGTAAATGAGCCTGTATTTAGTGTTATGTTGaatcgtattaataatatttgtacagACTTCAAaactaaaaatgaaatagaaacaCTTTCCGATCCAGATGACAGAGAATCACGTAAGATCATACATATGCCTTATGCATTTACTGATAGTTTTAAAATTGTGGATACGCCTGCTGACatagttaaaaatattcctaAAGACACGGATGATAAATCATCGCTTAATGAAACATATAAGAActtgtatgaaaaatatttagaagcTACAAATTCAATACAGAGTGAAGAAAAACCAAGTTTTGTAGAGTACGAAGAAATTTatctagaaaagaaattaaaaaacttgCGGAATGTTGCGCATAAGTGGATGGATGATTATGAACAGTATGATGATATGcaagaaaattcaattgattGGCTTTATGGTTCACCTAATGAAAACACTCAAATTAGTAGTATCCCATGTGGTGGTTGCGGAGCTTTACTACATTGTAAAGATCATACGCTTCCTGGTTATTTACCTTCTGAATTATTCATAGGTATAACCGATGAGGAactaaaaaatatgatttgtCAAAGATGTCActttttaaaacattataataCAGCTTTAAAAGTGAAAGTATCTTCGGAAGATTATCCTGAATtgttaaaagttataaaaacaaaaaaatgtgcggttattttaataatagacTTAACAGATTTTCCATGCAGTATATGGCCGAATATTGGTAGTATCTTGCATCGACATACACCAGTATTTGTAgttggaaataaaattgatttgttGCCTAAGGATTCACCGACATTCGAAAGTCATATTAAAATGTGTATATCAAAGGCTATAGAAGATGCAGGTATAGGgcaaaacaatattaaacatatatcCTTGATTTCTGCTAAGACTGGATatggaatagaaaattttataaataaattacataaattatggagatataaag GAgatgtatttttaattggaTGCACAAACGTAGGTAAATCTTCATTATTTAACGATCTCTTACATTCTGATTATTGTAAAGTGCAAGCTGTTGATCTTGTACAACGTGCAACGATATCTCCATGGCCAGGAACAACAttgaatttgttaaaatttcctattttgaatttttctaagTGGAAACTTTATCAGAGAACATTAAGGCTAAAAgctgagaaagaaaatcagcATGCAAAACAATACAtacaaaattatcaattaaaattatcccataatataaaatatgctaCATTACAAG gAGTTGTTGGTAAGACATTCACATCATGCAACATCAATAATTCAAAGAATTTGGGTATCATTTCTTTAAGctctaaatttaataaagataagttTGGATTGGATGAAACTCGTCCTGAATACAAATATAGTCGTTGGTGTTATGATACACCTGGAACTATTCAACCGGATCAAATAATggatttattaacaattgaggaaataatagaaacattgccaaagaaaattatttcacctAGAACATTTATTGTACAACCAgaagaaacaatatttataggaGGTTTGGGAAGGTTGGATTATTTAGAAGGAAACACGTATATTAg ATGTACAATTTTTGCAAGCAACAAATTACCTATTACAATGTGCCGTGTCAGTGATGcggattatttatataaagaattattacaCACACAAGCTTTTGTTGTGCCTATAAATAATCCACAAAGATTGAAAATATGGCCTCCCTTACAATCAAAACAATTTGAAATAACAGgtatcaatgaaaaagaatctGCAGCAGATATTGTCTTATCAAATGCAG gtTGGATAGCAGTCACTcctaacga